From the genome of Streptomyces sp. NBC_01304:
GCCGCCATGCTCGACCACATCACCGAGGGCCGCTTCGAGTGGGGCACGGGGCGCGGCGCGGGCAGCCACGAGGTCGCCTCGTTCAACATCATGGACACCTCCACGACCAAGGCCGAATGGGACGAGGTCGCGCCCGAGATCGTGCGGATGTGGGAGCAGTACGACTACTCCTTCCAGGGCGAGCACTTCACCGTGCCGACCCCGCACAACATCCTGCCCAAGCCGTACGGCCACTCGCACCCGCCGATCTGGATGGCGTGCGGCAACCCGGGGTCGTTCGCCAAGGCCGGCTCCCTCGGCATCGGCGCGATCGCCTTCAACTTCGAGCCGATCTTCGAGCTGAAGGGCCGGATCGCCGCCTACAAGGAGGCCGCCGAGAACCCGGTGAGCATCCTCGGCGACTACCAGAACAACAACGTGATGATGACCAACACGGTCATCTGCCTCAACGACCGCAAGCGGGCACGTGAGATAGCGATGCACGCGGGTCTCGGCTACCTGGTCACGCTGGTGAACCTGTACCACGACACCATGCCCAAGTCGATGGACGAGCGGACCTGGCCGACGCCGCCGATCGCGTTCAGCGAGCTCGGTGGCGAGGAGATCCTGGACGAGATCATCAAGGCGGGGCTGATGCTCTGCGGCACCCCCGACGAGGTCTGCGAGCAGGTCGCGGCCTATCAGACCGTGGGCTGCGACCAGTTGGTCTTCGGCATGACCGGCGGCATGACCTTCGACGAGCACCTGGAGATGGTCGAGATCTTCGGCAACAAGGTCATCCCCGAGTTCGACACGAACCCGGAGCACTCCACCGCGGTCTACCGGCGCAACGCCCAGGGCCCCAAGTACCCCTCCCACAACAACCCGGTGCCCGAGGACCTGAAGCACACCGTGCTGCCGCCGAGCGCGATCATGCCGCTGCAGGACTGACGGCACGGGCAAGACGTATCGCGGGCCGGCCGGACCCTGATCCCAGGGTCCGGCCGGCCCGCGTCACGTGCCTCGGACGGCCACGGCGATCATCACTGGCTCAGACGGCCACAGCGACAGCCGCCGTCACACCGATCACGACGATCATGCCGCGCAGTACCTGGGGAGGCAGCCGCCGCCCCACCTTCGCGCCGACCAGGCCGCCCACCACGGAGCCCGCGGCGATCACGCCTGCCGCCGCCCAGGCGACATCCGTCACCGCGATGAACAGGACCGCGGCAACACCGTTGACGATCGCGGCGAGCACGTTCTTGGCGGCGTTCAGACGCTGCAGGTCGTCCCGCAGCCAGGTGCCGAACAGGGCCATGAGCAGGACCCCTTGGGCCGCACCGAAGTAGCCGCCGTACACGGCGGTGCACCCCACGCCGAGCCACACCGGCACACCACCGTCGTCGCGGGCCTCCCTCTCCTTCTCCTTGCGGCGCTCCGTCAGCCACTTGCTCAGCCGGGGCTGGATCAGGACCAGGACGCAGGCGATCAGGATGAGCACCGGCACGGCCGCGCTGAAGGTGTCCGAGGGAAGTCGCAGCAGCAGTACGGCACCGACGATCCCCCCGACGAGCGCCGCGGCGCCCAGCCGCAGCAGCCTCGCCCCCTGCCCCTTGAGCTCCTCGCGATAGCCGTAGGCCGCACCGAGGACGCCCGGCACGAGGCCGATGGTGTTGGAGACGTTGGCAAGGACGGGTGGGTAGCCGAGGGCCAGCAGGGTCGGGAAGGTGATCAGGGTCCCGGAGCCGACCACGGCGTTGATGGCGCCCGCCGCGACGGCAGCGGCAGCCAGGCCGACCATTTCGAGTGCTTGCACAAATCACCTTTCGGCCCGGAACGGCGGCGCGTCCCGGGAAACAGCAGAGTCAGGGGCAACGGGTGGGTCGGCACCCGGCATTGGGCCCGGAAACCGTCCGGAACGGTCTCCGGGCCCGGCCGGGTTGCCGCCCTGGGCCCGACAAGATCCTCCCGCCCGGCCAACTGCCAAGTCAATCCTCGGGTTTCCTTGCCCACCCCCAAGCTGTAGCTTCACCCTCCATGACCCTCGACGACCTCCGCGTCTTCGTCGCCGTCTGCCGCACCGGCAGTCTGAGCGCCGTCGCCCGTGATCTGACCTGTACGCAATCGGCGGTGAGCCAGCACATCAAGCGGCTCGAGCGGGAGACGGGCATCAGCCTCCTGGAGCGCCATCCGCGCGGTGTCATACCGACCCCCGCGGGCCGGCTCCTGCACACCGCGGCGGCCGGCGGCCTCGGCGACATCGACCACGCCCTGCGCCGCCTGCGCGACCTGGTCCGCGGCGAGGCCGGCTCGGTCCGCGTCACCACCGGAGCCACCACGGTCCGGCACTTCATGTCCGAGGCCGTGGTCGCCTTCCGCCACCGCCACCCCGGCGTCAGCCTGGAATTCCAGACCGCCACCTCCAGCCGCAGCTGCTTCGACGCGCTCCTCGCGGGCGGCCTCGACCTGGCCTGGATCACCCTCGGCGAGCCGGTGCGCGGCATCGAACTGCGCCCCGTCGTCGAGCTCCCCTGGGTCCTCGCCGTCGCCGCCGACGACCCCATGGCCACCAAGTCCCGTATCGCCCCCGCCGACCTTGCCGACATCCGCCTGCTCGCCCTGCCGCAGAACGCGACGTCCCGCTCCCACCTGGACGCCTGGCTGGCCGGCGCCGGCATCGACCCGGCCTCCGACACCAGCGTCTCCGACTGGGACACCGCGATCCTCCTTGCCGAGCTCGGCCTCGGCCACGCCATCGTCCCCGACCTCCCCGCCTGGCACGGCCCCACCCACCCCGACCTGCGCCTCGTACCCATCCCCGACCTGCCCGCGCTGTGGACCGGCTGGGCCGTCCGCCGCTGGGAGTCGTTGTCCCCGCCGGCCCGCGCGTTCGCCGACACGGTGGAGGCGAGCTGCGAGCAGGCCTTCGGAGCCAGACCGGACGGGCCGGACAGGCGGCGACGTACCGTGAACGCGTGCAGCTGATCGAGATATCCGACCTGGTCGTCGACCACTCCCCGGGCACCCACGACCGCCTTCCCGTGCGCCGGGACGAGGTCGTGGCGCGCCTCACGGCGGCGGGCGACCGGCGCGGGGCCCGCATCGCCGCGGGACTGGCCTGCGACGCCGACGGGGTGCTCGACCCAGCCGCCGTGGACCGGCGCCTGGTCGCCGTGCACACCGAGCTGCAGCGGCTGAGCGAGGAGCTGCGACTCGGCGAGCGCATCGCCGATCTGCTGCGCCCGCTGCTCGCCGTGATCCGCGCCGCCGACCCGGCGGCGGGCCGGCTGCGGGTGGTGGACGTGGGGTGCGGTCTCGGTCATCTCGTACGGTGGCTCGCCGCGTCCGGCGCGCTCGGGCCCGACGTCGACCTGCTCGGCGTGGACTTCAACGCCGCACTGGTCACCGAGGCCGACCGCCTGGCCCGGGACGAGGGCCTCGACTGCCGGTTCGTCCAGGGCGACGCGTTCGCCCTGGGGCCCGCGGCGGAAGTCGTGTCTGCCCCGCGGCGAGCGGGAGCACCGGGCGAAAGGCCAGGTACGCCCGGTCCGTCGAAGGGTCCTTCCGACCCACAGGCCGTCGCCGAGCCCACCACCGTGTACGTCTCCACCGGCGTGCTCCACCACTTCCGCGGGCCCGACCTCGAAGCCTTCTTCGCCGCCCAGGCCACGCCGGGAACCGCGGCCTTCTGCCACTTCGACATCGCCGCCACCTCACTCGCACCCGTCGGGGCCTGGATCTTCCACCGGGCGCGGATGCGGGATCCGCTGGGGCGTCATGACGGCGTGGTGTCCGCCCGCCGTGCCCATGACGACGAGACCCTGCTGAGCGCGGCGGCGCACGCCGAGGGAATGGTCCCGCTGGTGTACGAACCGCGCGGTCGCAGCAGCCCGTTCTGCACCACGATCCGCCCCGTCGTCGGCCTGCGCCCCGCCCTGCTGCCGCCGCTGCGGGCCGCACTTGGCGCGGCGGCCTCGAGCCGCCTGGTCGGGGCTCCGGACAAGTCCCTTGCCGGTGGCGCCCGATGAACGCGCTCGCCCTGCTCGCCCTCGGCCTCGCCGATGCGGCCTTCGCCGGATTCCGGGCCTACGCCGGGCGCGACGGCCGCATCCGCAAGGGCAGAGCGGCGCTGCTCGCGGCCCGGCGGGGGCTGGCGACAGGAGTGCCCGGCCTGGTGTTGACCGCCGCCGTCGCGGCGGGCCTGCTGCTCGGTGCGGGCGACCGGGCCGAGCGCTACGCGACACTCGACGACGCGGCCGGCCGGATGCTCCTCGTGTACGCCCCGTACACGGCCGTGGTCCTCGCGAGCCTGTGCTGCTACTTCTGGGGCAACTTCCGGATCAGCACCCTGGCCGTCGTCATCGGCCTGGGCCCGCTGACCCTGCTGCGGCCGTTGGTCGTCCTCGCCGGCGCGGTGGCAGCGGCCCGGGGGTCGCTGCCGGGCGCCGTCGTGGCGACGGTCGCGTCGGCGGCGGTGCTGCTCGTCGAGCCGGTCGTGCACCGCCGCTGGTACGCCGTACCGCTCTGACCCTTGCGTTGCAGGGGTGGTCAGCCCTTGCGCTGCAGGCGTGCCGAGAGGTGGTGCTGCAGGGGCTGGCCGACCGCCGCGAGGTCGTGGACGAAGGTGAGCGTGTCCGCGTCGGTCAGCGTGTAGCGGCGACGGGTGGCGTCGACCTCCTTGGCGGTGGGGGTGCGGGCCACCTCGGAGGTCGCCAGGTCGACCGAGCCGCCGGCCGCCCGGCCGACGGCGATCTCCGCGATGCCGGTGGGCTGCGTGATCAGCGCCTCCACCCGGCCGTCGGGCTGCAGCCGCCACCAGCCGCTCTCCCGGGCCGACGGGCGCAGCGGGCTGCCGTCGGCGTCGAGCAGCCAGGCCCGGGCGTCGTAGTGGAGGAAGGGCCTGCCGTCGTGGCTGAAGGTGACCTCCTGCGCGTAACGGAAGTCCGCGTCGAGCGTCGGGTACTCGCCCTGCCCTTGGCCGTGCCAGGTGCCGAGCAGACCGAGCACGGGCGCAAGGAGTGCGTGCGGTGCGGGCGCCCCGTCCGGTCGCGGGCTGTCGGGGTACGGGTGCGTCGGTGCGGGGTCGAACAAGGGGTGCGCTCCTGGGATCGGATCAGGTCGGGCCGGTGCGGGCAGGTTCGGTGCCGGATGGCAGCCTAGAGCGCCGGTGCCCTCGACGACGGCAGGGGGCCGCACCCGGGGAGAGGGAACTTGACGACGTTCCGGCAGCACATGGAGCAACTGGCCCTGCACGCCCTGCAGTCGTTCCCGCAGGAGGCGCTGCCCGGCATCTACGCCGTCACGTTCCGCCTCGACAGCGTCGACCAGGACCCGAGGTACCCCTACCTGGCGGTCGGCCACACCACGGAGTCCGAGGTCGCCCGCGTGCTGGCACAGCCGCGGCCGCCGGAGCCGTGGGAGGCCAGGTGGAGTTACGCCTACTTCCCGGCGTCCGGCCTCGAAGGCGTCCGCATCGCGGGCCACGACCCCGAACACGACCCGGTCGGGGCCGAGTTGCACCGGCGGGAAGCGGTGGCCCAGGGCCTCTGGTACGAGGACGACGAGGATGAGCAGGGAGATGACGCGGAGGACCAGCAAGACGACGCGGAGCAGGACGACGACGAGGTTCGCGACGAGCGCCTCACCGAGGAGTTCCGCGAGCTCTGCGTGGCTGTCGCCCGGCAGCTCCACAGGGACGGCCGGATCGCCGCCGCCCTCGGCCGGCCACTGCCGGTGATCCTCTACGACATGTTCGACCCCGACGCGATGTTCGCCCTCACCCGGGCCGCCAATCCCGCGGAACTGATCACGGAGTTCTTGAGCGAAGAACCACGGTAGGCCTGGGCAGGCCTCGGCAGGGAGCAACCCGGAGGGCACGGAACCCCGGGGAAACGATCGGATCGATCAATTCCCCTTCCTCCATTGAGTACTTGAGCGCACCCGTGCTAGAAACCGCTTACCCCACAGCGGCACCCGCGCCCGTACCGCCTCCCCCCTCCCTCCTTCGCCTCACCCGGAGACCGCAATGACGCGTTCCTGGTCCCGCCGCACCCTGCTCGCCGCGACCGGCGGCGCCGCACTCGCCCTGCCCTTCGCCGCACCGGCCCTGTTCACCGGGCAGGCCTCGGCGGCGGACGCGTACGGCGAGCTGCGTGCCAAGTGGCGCACCCTGATCCTCGGCGAGGGGTTCAGCCCGACGGCCGAGCCCTTCAAGAGCCGCCTGGCCGAGCTCGGCACCAGCGCGAGCACCTACCGGGCCTCGATGTCCCCGGCGACCGGTTCGCTGTGGCCGGACCTGGTCTACGCGGACCCCGAGCCGGACACCGACCAGGAGTCGTTCACCTTCTCCGGCAACATGGCGAACAGCTACGGCCGCCTGAACACCATGGCCCAGGCCTACAGCCAGCCCGGCACCGGCCTGACCGGTGACGCCGCCCTGAAGTCGGCGATCCTCACGGGCCTGGACCACCTCTACTCGAAGGTCTACAACGAGGGGCAGGCCCGCTACGGCAACTGGTGGAGCTGGCAGATAGGCGCCCCGCAGGCGCTCCTCGACGTCTGCGTCCTCATGTACGACCAGCTGTCGGCGACGCAGATCGCCAACTACTGCAAGGCCGTGGACCACTTCGTGCCGGACTCCGCGGTGGGCTCGTACACGGGGACGTCCACCGGCGCCAACCGCGTCGACCTGTGCCGGGTCCTCGCGCTGCGCGGCGTCGTCGGTGCGAACTCCGCGAAGATCGCCCTGGCCAGGGACGCGCTCTCGCCGGTCTTCCCGTACGTCACCTCGGGCGACGGGCTCTACACCGACGGCTCGTTCATCCAGCACACCACCGTCCCCTACACCGGCTCGTACGGCTCGGTCATGCTTGGCGGTCTCGGCATGCTGTTCGCGCTGCTCGCCGGGTCCACCTGGGCGGTCACCGACGCCAAGCGGCAGATCATCTTAGACGCGGTGGAGCACGCCTGGGCGCCGTTCCTCTACAACGGCCTGGTCATGGACAACGTCGCGGGCCGCGCCATCAGCCGGGGCGTCGCCGCCGCCGACCCCAAGAAGATCCAGGCCGACGACCATCTGCGCGGCCACTCCATCCTCGCCTCCATCGCCCTGCTCGGGCAGGGCGCCTCCGCCGCCGAGAACGGGCGCTGGCGAGGCCTGGTCAAGGGCTGGATGCAGCGCGACTACTACAGCCCGCCGCTCAGCAACCCGTCACTGGGGCTGACAAGTCTGGCCCGGCTCAAGGCAGTTGCCGACGACTCTTCCGTGACCGCGATCGCCGAGCCGACCGGGCACCGGCTGTTCACCGAGATGGCGCGGGCCACGCACCGCCGTCCCGGCTGGGCCGCCTCGATCAGCATGGCCGACAAGCGGATCACGTACTACGAGACCGGCAACGGCGAGAACCTGCGCGGCTGGCACACCGGCTCGGGAATGCTCTCCTGGTGGGGCGACACCTTCGCCAACGGCCAGTACAGCGACGCCTTTTGGCCCACCGTGGACCCCTACCGGCTGCCCGGCACCACCGCCTCCCGCAAGGTCCTCGCAGACGCGGCGGGCGGGGACTGGGGCGCCTCGAAGCCGGACGTCAACTGGGTCGGCGGCGCCTCCGACGGACAGCGGGCGGCCATCGGCCAGTACCTCAAGGGCCTGCAGTCCACCCTCATGGCGAAGAAGTCCTGGTTCTGCCTGGACGACACGATCGTGTGCCTCGGCGCGGGCATCAAGTGCACCGACGGCGCCGCGGTCGAGTCGACCGTGGAGAACCGCAACCTCGGCCCGACCGGCACCACGTCCTTCACCGTCGACGGCACCGCCAAGCCCACCACGGCCCCCTGGTCGGAAACGCTCACCGGCGCCAAGTGGGCGCACCTCGGCGGCCACGGCGGCTATGTCTTCCCCGGCGGCGCGAATATCAAGGCGCTGCGTCAGGAACGTACGGGCAAGTGGAGCGACATCAACAAGGGCGGCGCCACCACCGCCGTCAGTCGCAAGTACCTCACGCTGTACGTCGACCACGGCACCAACCCGACCGCCGGGAGCTACGCGTACCAGCTGCTGCCCGGCGCGAGCGCGGCGCAGACCTCGGCCCGGTCCGCGGACGCCAACTGGCTGAAGGTCCTTGCCAATTCGGACAACCAGCAGGGCATCGCCGTGCCCGCGCTCGGCTTCACCGGGGTCAACTTCTGGTTCGGCGGGAGCGTCGGGACGCTCACCGCGAGCGCGCCCTGCGCGGTGATGATCAGCGAGAAGAGCGACGGTACGGCGGTGATCTGTGTCAGCGATCCGATGCGGATGCAGACGTCGCTGACCCTCACCTGGAACCGCGCCGTCACCTCGGTGACGTCCAAGCCCGCGACCGTGACGTCGGCGACCACCGGCGCCTCGCTGAAGCTCACCTTCGGCGACCTCAGGGGCACTCGCGGCACCACCCAGAAGATCACCGTGAAGCTCGGCTGACCCACGGCGGGGGGATGAGAGCCTGCCTTTGAACCCCCGTCGTTCGCGCGAAGCGCGGGCGCAGCGGCGTTCGGTGCGTGCGCTCGGCGTGCGTGCCGGGCGTCGGGGCGCAGGCGGGGGTTCAAAGGCAGGCTCTGAGCCCGGACGGACCACGCGGCGGGCGGCGGGCGCGGGCCTTGCCCACCATGGGGACATGATCTCTGTGTCTCGTGCCGTCGCCGTCGTGTGCAGTGCCGCCCTGACGGCGGCCGTCTCGGGCTGCGCGGGCGGTTCCCCGCAGCAGCCGGTCAAGGCCGCCCCGTCGCCCCTCCCCGTCGCCGCGAAGGCGTCCGCGTCGGCGTCCGCCGCGCCCCGCCACCGCCCGTTCCCCGCGGTGCCGAGCATCGCCGAGTGCCGCAAGGTCCTCGGCTCGGCCTGCTACACGGCGGACCAGGTCCGCACGGCGTACGGCATCGACAAGCTCAACTCCGAGGGGCTGACCGGCAAGGGCCGCACGGTCGTGGTCTATGAGGAGGTCGTGCCGGACACCCTGAAGAAGGACCTGGAGACCTTCAGCAAGGCCATGAAGCTGCCCGCCCCCGACGTCACGGTCGAGACGTACGCGCCGGGCGGTTCCGTCGCCAAGTTCGACGCACGCAACGAGACGATGGCACGGTCCGCCACCGAGGCGACCCTCGATGTGCAGATGGTGCACATGGCCGCGCCCGACGCGAAGATCGTCGTCACCCAGATCGGGCTGCCCGGCGCCGCGTTCCGCAGCGGCGCCTCGCAGCAGCCCAAGCCGGAGACCGCCGAGCAGGCGGCACAGGGGGCGAAGGCGGGGGCCGCGCTGATCATGGACGGGATCGCCCAGAGCGTGGACAAGCACAGCCCGGACGCCCTCTCGATCAGCTTCGGCCTCCAGGAGTACACGGCTGCCGACAGCACCATGTTCCCCGCCGAGGCGCTGGAGAAGCTCAGCGCGCCGCTGGCCGAGGTCGTCGCGGGCGGCACCACGCTGGTGGCGAGCGCCGGGGACTCCGGGGCCGCTCCCCCGGTCGGCCGGGAGCACCAGCGGGTCAGGTCCGTGTCGTGGCCGGCCTCCGACCCGAGCGTGCTCTCCCTCGGCGCCTCCCGGCTGCACCTGGACGACCAGGGCAAGCGCACCGCCCCGGACACGGTGTGGAGCGACCGCCACGGAGCCACCGGCGGTGGACCTTCGCAGACCTTCGCACGGCCCGGCTACCAGAACGGCGTGGAGAAGGTGACCGGGAAGCAGCGCGGTACGTCCGACATCTCCATGGACGGCTCCGCGTCCGGCGGGACGCTGATCTACCAGGGGTTCCTGCCCGAGGGCGCGGGCTGGATGCCGGTGGGCGGGACCAGCGAGTCCGCGCCGATGTTCGCGGCTCTGGTCGCGCTGGCGAACCAACAGGCGGAGGCCCGGATCGGCTCCGTGCACGAGGCGCTGTACGGACTTGTGGGCAAGCCGGAGGGCGGAGTTGTCGACATCACCGAGGGCGTCAACGGCCCGGACGGCTTCCGGGCCGGGCCCGGCTACGACCTGGCCTCCGGGCTGGGAACCGTGGACGCATCCGTCTTCGTCCCAGCGCTGGCGGCCGCGGCATCGGGTGCGGACGCCGGCTCGGATTCGGGCGCGGCCGCCGACTCAGAGCCGCAGGCGGACCCTCAGTCGCAGCCGAAGGTAAAGCCCGAGCCCGAGCCCGAGTCCTATTCAGAGCCGGAGTCGGAGTCGTACTCCGAGTCGGACGAGTGACGTCCGGGCGGCCGGGTGACCTCGGGCCCGCGTGACCCGTTGATGCGGCATCGAACGTACGGGGCACGGAAGGGCGGACGCGGTGCGCAGGTGGACCGGACGACATGTACGAGCCGGAGCGGTGACGCTCCTGGCGACAACGGCCCTCGTCGGCGGGGCGGGCCCCGCCGCGACGGCAGGCCAGGAAGGAGTGCCCGTGTGCGCGCAGGCCGGTGAGCCGTTCCCGGAACCGCCCGAGGGAACCGCGGGCGCCATCCACCCCGCTCCCGCCGACGACGCCGACATCCAGGAGATGGCGGCCTGGGCCATCGCCGAGGCCAACCGCACCGAGGGACGCGGACCTGACACGGCGTACCGCCTGGAGTGCGTGGCCGCCGCCGGGCGGCAGGTCGTGGCCGGCTCGCTGTACCACCTCCACCTCCGCCTCGACCGACCCGAACCCCGCCGGGCGACCGCGGTCGTCTGGGACAAACCCTGGGAGAACTTCCGTGAGCTGCAAGACTTTTCGACCACTGATGACCGGCCGGCCGATGTCGCGCACTGAGCCGGGCAGGCGCGTCCGAGTGCCGCGTCTGCGCCTCGCCGCCGTGGCCGCCGCCGCGCTGCTCGTGCTGCCGGCCGGCCAAGGCGTCGCGTACGCCGTGGAGCCCGAGGAGCTGG
Proteins encoded in this window:
- a CDS encoding LLM class flavin-dependent oxidoreductase, which produces MEFGLFLNGFIPGMAAHDRPSEHLALKREMDLAIKADKHNWKYVWFGEHHSLTEYSHMSAPEVVMGYVAAKTERIHLGTGINSLSPRKEHPVRYAERAAMLDHITEGRFEWGTGRGAGSHEVASFNIMDTSTTKAEWDEVAPEIVRMWEQYDYSFQGEHFTVPTPHNILPKPYGHSHPPIWMACGNPGSFAKAGSLGIGAIAFNFEPIFELKGRIAAYKEAAENPVSILGDYQNNNVMMTNTVICLNDRKRAREIAMHAGLGYLVTLVNLYHDTMPKSMDERTWPTPPIAFSELGGEEILDEIIKAGLMLCGTPDEVCEQVAAYQTVGCDQLVFGMTGGMTFDEHLEMVEIFGNKVIPEFDTNPEHSTAVYRRNAQGPKYPSHNNPVPEDLKHTVLPPSAIMPLQD
- a CDS encoding sulfite exporter TauE/SafE family protein, translated to MQALEMVGLAAAAVAAGAINAVVGSGTLITFPTLLALGYPPVLANVSNTIGLVPGVLGAAYGYREELKGQGARLLRLGAAALVGGIVGAVLLLRLPSDTFSAAVPVLILIACVLVLIQPRLSKWLTERRKEKEREARDDGGVPVWLGVGCTAVYGGYFGAAQGVLLMALFGTWLRDDLQRLNAAKNVLAAIVNGVAAVLFIAVTDVAWAAAGVIAAGSVVGGLVGAKVGRRLPPQVLRGMIVVIGVTAAVAVAV
- a CDS encoding LysR family transcriptional regulator, coding for MTLDDLRVFVAVCRTGSLSAVARDLTCTQSAVSQHIKRLERETGISLLERHPRGVIPTPAGRLLHTAAAGGLGDIDHALRRLRDLVRGEAGSVRVTTGATTVRHFMSEAVVAFRHRHPGVSLEFQTATSSRSCFDALLAGGLDLAWITLGEPVRGIELRPVVELPWVLAVAADDPMATKSRIAPADLADIRLLALPQNATSRSHLDAWLAGAGIDPASDTSVSDWDTAILLAELGLGHAIVPDLPAWHGPTHPDLRLVPIPDLPALWTGWAVRRWESLSPPARAFADTVEASCEQAFGARPDGPDRRRRTVNACS
- a CDS encoding class I SAM-dependent methyltransferase; this encodes MQLIEISDLVVDHSPGTHDRLPVRRDEVVARLTAAGDRRGARIAAGLACDADGVLDPAAVDRRLVAVHTELQRLSEELRLGERIADLLRPLLAVIRAADPAAGRLRVVDVGCGLGHLVRWLAASGALGPDVDLLGVDFNAALVTEADRLARDEGLDCRFVQGDAFALGPAAEVVSAPRRAGAPGERPGTPGPSKGPSDPQAVAEPTTVYVSTGVLHHFRGPDLEAFFAAQATPGTAAFCHFDIAATSLAPVGAWIFHRARMRDPLGRHDGVVSARRAHDDETLLSAAAHAEGMVPLVYEPRGRSSPFCTTIRPVVGLRPALLPPLRAALGAAASSRLVGAPDKSLAGGAR
- a CDS encoding FABP family protein, with the translated sequence MFDPAPTHPYPDSPRPDGAPAPHALLAPVLGLLGTWHGQGQGEYPTLDADFRYAQEVTFSHDGRPFLHYDARAWLLDADGSPLRPSARESGWWRLQPDGRVEALITQPTGIAEIAVGRAAGGSVDLATSEVARTPTAKEVDATRRRYTLTDADTLTFVHDLAAVGQPLQHHLSARLQRKG
- a CDS encoding polysaccharide lyase 8 family protein, producing MTRSWSRRTLLAATGGAALALPFAAPALFTGQASAADAYGELRAKWRTLILGEGFSPTAEPFKSRLAELGTSASTYRASMSPATGSLWPDLVYADPEPDTDQESFTFSGNMANSYGRLNTMAQAYSQPGTGLTGDAALKSAILTGLDHLYSKVYNEGQARYGNWWSWQIGAPQALLDVCVLMYDQLSATQIANYCKAVDHFVPDSAVGSYTGTSTGANRVDLCRVLALRGVVGANSAKIALARDALSPVFPYVTSGDGLYTDGSFIQHTTVPYTGSYGSVMLGGLGMLFALLAGSTWAVTDAKRQIILDAVEHAWAPFLYNGLVMDNVAGRAISRGVAAADPKKIQADDHLRGHSILASIALLGQGASAAENGRWRGLVKGWMQRDYYSPPLSNPSLGLTSLARLKAVADDSSVTAIAEPTGHRLFTEMARATHRRPGWAASISMADKRITYYETGNGENLRGWHTGSGMLSWWGDTFANGQYSDAFWPTVDPYRLPGTTASRKVLADAAGGDWGASKPDVNWVGGASDGQRAAIGQYLKGLQSTLMAKKSWFCLDDTIVCLGAGIKCTDGAAVESTVENRNLGPTGTTSFTVDGTAKPTTAPWSETLTGAKWAHLGGHGGYVFPGGANIKALRQERTGKWSDINKGGATTAVSRKYLTLYVDHGTNPTAGSYAYQLLPGASAAQTSARSADANWLKVLANSDNQQGIAVPALGFTGVNFWFGGSVGTLTASAPCAVMISEKSDGTAVICVSDPMRMQTSLTLTWNRAVTSVTSKPATVTSATTGASLKLTFGDLRGTRGTTQKITVKLG
- a CDS encoding S53 family peptidase, whose protein sequence is MISVSRAVAVVCSAALTAAVSGCAGGSPQQPVKAAPSPLPVAAKASASASAAPRHRPFPAVPSIAECRKVLGSACYTADQVRTAYGIDKLNSEGLTGKGRTVVVYEEVVPDTLKKDLETFSKAMKLPAPDVTVETYAPGGSVAKFDARNETMARSATEATLDVQMVHMAAPDAKIVVTQIGLPGAAFRSGASQQPKPETAEQAAQGAKAGAALIMDGIAQSVDKHSPDALSISFGLQEYTAADSTMFPAEALEKLSAPLAEVVAGGTTLVASAGDSGAAPPVGREHQRVRSVSWPASDPSVLSLGASRLHLDDQGKRTAPDTVWSDRHGATGGGPSQTFARPGYQNGVEKVTGKQRGTSDISMDGSASGGTLIYQGFLPEGAGWMPVGGTSESAPMFAALVALANQQAEARIGSVHEALYGLVGKPEGGVVDITEGVNGPDGFRAGPGYDLASGLGTVDASVFVPALAAAASGADAGSDSGAAADSEPQADPQSQPKVKPEPEPESYSEPESESYSESDE
- a CDS encoding cystatin family protein; this translates as MTLLATTALVGGAGPAATAGQEGVPVCAQAGEPFPEPPEGTAGAIHPAPADDADIQEMAAWAIAEANRTEGRGPDTAYRLECVAAAGRQVVAGSLYHLHLRLDRPEPRRATAVVWDKPWENFRELQDFSTTDDRPADVAH